Part of the Jatrophihabitans sp. GAS493 genome, GGTGCCGCTCTGTCCGTCGAAGTCCCGATATCCGCCCCGGAGGCGCAACTTCCAAGGACAAAGCGAGGGTTAGGTGCGCTTCGCGGCCACCACCGCGTCGAAGACGAGCCGCTTGGCCACACCACGCTCCTTGGCCACCTCGGCGATCGCCTCCTTACGGGGCTGCCCGGCGCTCTCTCGCAGCGCGACCTCGTCGGCCAGCTGCTGCGGCGTGAGTTCCGCCGTCACCGGGGACGCGCCGGCCACGACCAGGGTGATCTCGCCACGAACCTCCCCCGTTGCCCACTGCAGCAGTTCCGCCAAGGTTCCGCGGCGCACCTCCTCGTAGGTCTTGGTGAGCTCACGGCAGCAGGCAGCCGGACGGTCGGCGCCGAACAGATCGACCATGTCGCTCAGCAGCTCAGCCAGCCGATGCGGCGCCTCGAAGAGGACCATGGTGCGCGGTTCGGCCACCAGCAACTCCAGCGCCCGGCGCCGCTCCCCCTGCTTGCGCGGCAGAAAACCCTCGAAGCAGAACCGGTCCACAGCGAGACCGGAGAGCGCGAGTGCCGTGGTCACCGCCGACGGCCCCGGGAGCACGGTGATCGGTAGGCCGGCCGCGACCGCGGCCACCACCAGCCGATATCCCGGGTCGGAGACCGAGGGCATGCCCGCGTCGGTGACGACCAGCACGTCGCTGCCGTCGACCAGCGCGTCGACCAGCTGCGGCACCCGGGACGTCTCGTTCGCTTCGAAGAAGGAGACGATCCGTCCGGACGGGGTGACCTGGAGATCGGCGCAGAGACGTCGCAGCCGGCGCGTGTCCTCGGCCGCGATGATCGGGGCCTGCGCGAGCGCCGCGATCAGCCGGGCCGAGGCGTCACCCGGGTTGCCGAGCGGCGTCGCCGCGAGCAGTACCCGACCGGTTCGGGGGGTCGAACCGGAGGCTGCGGCAACCGGCTCGGTGCCCGGATCGGTGCCCTGGTCAGAGCCGCTCCCGGGGTTGCCCACGGCTAGACCCTACGATCGACAGCGTGACGGCGACAGTGGAGGACCCCATCCGGGACGACACCACCCCCATCGCCGAGTCGGCCGCCGTATCCGCTACCGACCCCGCGGCAGACCCTGCTGCCGACGCTGCCGACGCCGAATCCGGGCCCGTTGCGCTGGAGCTGCCGCCGGTCGAGCCAGTGGCTCCGTCGCTACAGCCCTGGCATGACCCGCACCCCTGGCACGGCATCTTCCTCGCCACCGGTATCGGCCTGCTCGCCTTCGTGATCCGGGTCTGGAACGTCGGCCACCCGCGCGGGAAGGTCTTCGACGAGGTCTACTACGCCACCGAGGGGAGGGAGCTGATCCGCTTCGGCTACGAGGACAACCGTGGCTACATGTTCGTGGTGCATCCACCGCTCGGGAAGTGGCTCATCGGCCTCAGCACCGCGTTCGCCGAGCGGATGGGGTGGAGCGCGGAGGTCGGCTGGCGGCTGGCCCCGGCGATCGCCGGAACCATCGCCGTCATCCTCCTCACCCGGGTCGCCCGGCGGATGTTCCGCTCCAACTTCTTCGGCGCGGTGGCCGGGCTGCTGCTGGCCCTGGAGGGGCTCTCGATCGTCCTCTCCCGCACCGCGCTGCTCGACATCTTCCTGCAGCCGTTCCTCATCGCGGCCTTCGGCGCGCTGCTCTACGACCGGGAGCGGATGCGGGCCCGGCTGGCCTCGCTGGTCGAGGCCGGGGTGCCGCTGCGCGACGGGATCCCCCGCCTCGGGCCGCGTCCCTGGCGGCTGGTCGCCGGGGTCATGCTCGGGCTGGCCGGCGGAGTCAAGTGGTCAGCCCTCTCCTTCTACGTCGCGATGCTGCTCCTGAGCCTGGTCTGGGACCGGTACGCCCTGCGGGCGG contains:
- the rsmI gene encoding 16S rRNA (cytidine(1402)-2'-O)-methyltransferase, whose amino-acid sequence is MLAATPLGNPGDASARLIAALAQAPIIAAEDTRRLRRLCADLQVTPSGRIVSFFEANETSRVPQLVDALVDGSDVLVVTDAGMPSVSDPGYRLVVAAVAAGLPITVLPGPSAVTTALALSGLAVDRFCFEGFLPRKQGERRRALELLVAEPRTMVLFEAPHRLAELLSDMVDLFGADRPAACCRELTKTYEEVRRGTLAELLQWATGEVRGEITLVVAGASPVTAELTPQQLADEVALRESAGQPRKEAIAEVAKERGVAKRLVFDAVVAAKRT